The stretch of DNA AACTTATCTGTACGCCAGTCGAAAGCGTTGTCCGTTTCACCGGTGACATACTACGAGGCATTGCGTTCTTTTAATCCCTCACCTTATATGGCGTTCATCCAATCGCCTGAATTTGCGGTTGTGTCAGGATCACCGGAATTACTGGTGAAGAAAAAGGGAGACGAGCTGTCGACACGTCCAATTGCTGGAACGCGTCCTCGCGGGAAGAACGAACAAGAAGACGAGCTTCTTGCAAAGGAATTGATCGATAACGAAAAAGAACGTGCAGAACACGTGATGCTAGTGGATTTAGAACGCAATGATTTAGGACGAGTGTCTGCGTACGGTTCTGTGGAAGTAAACGAGTTTATGGTCATTGAAAAGTATTCGCACGTGATGCATATCGTCTCGAACGTTCGAGGAACACTTGCTGAGAATACGTCAAATACAGAAGTGATCCGAGCGGTGTTCCCTGGAGGAACCATCACGGGAGCACCAAAAATCCGCACAATGGAAATCATCGAAGAACTTGAACCGGTACGACGTGGTTTATATACGGGATCGATCGGATGGCTTGGTTATACAGGAGATTTGGAATTCAATATCGTCATCCGTACAGCATTTGTACAGGATGGCTTGGCACATATACAAGCAGGAGCTGGAATAGTTATTGATTCTAGTCCTGAAAACGAATATATCGAATCGCTAAACAAAGCAAAAGCGCTTTGGCAAGCAAAAGCAATGGCGGAAGGAGTGGGCAATAAATGATTTTAATGATTGATAACTACGATTCTTTCACTTATAACTTGGTCCAGTATTTCGGTGAACTCGGCGAAGAGCTACTTGTTAAACGAAATAACGAATTGACCATGACGGATATTGAATCGTTAAATCCGCAAATGATTGTTGTCTCTCCAGGACCATGTACACCAAATGATGCAGGCGTCAGTTTAGAAGTCATTACGCATTTTGCCGGTAAAATTCCGATTTTCGGTGTGTGCCTTGGCCATCAATCCATTGGACAAGCATTCGGAGGCAATGTCATTCGTGCAGAACGTTTAATGCATGGCAAAACTTCTCCAGTTCATCACGATGGAAAAGGTGTAAATGCGGGGATGCCCAATCCATTTACAGCGACGCGCTATCATTCCTTGATTGTTGAAAAAGAATCTCTTCCGGATTGTCTCGAAGTGACTTCTTGGACTGCAGAAGGTGAAATAATGGGGCTTCGTCATCGTGAATATGCAGTCGAAGGTGTCCAGTATCACCCAGAATCCATCATGACGGAAGCGGGTAAACAATTGCTTCGTAATTTCATTGAGACGTATTGCCGTTCGGCAAAGAAGCAGGAAGCGTAATGTGGGCTTGGATGAATGGGGAATTTGTAAAAGCGGAAGAGCTACGCATTTCTCCTTTTGACCATGGCTTCCTCTACGGCTTAGGGTTTTTTGAAACATTCCGTACGTATGG from Paenisporosarcina sp. FSL H8-0542 encodes:
- a CDS encoding anthranilate synthase component I family protein — protein: MRDVQLQTTTISLNKDEFYYAYKELTQHESYHILMESGRGGHYSVASWNPLAVVESTEGGLRIEWRDGKVEVRQGEALQLVEELVAEYQFAHIDELPDFQGGAAGFITYDYARQIEALPNDTEDDLQIPDLYFYLLDQWAVLDIEKERVHVMHLPTVSVDLQVESNKWMEAAKKGIASRMFSPGVATEVLEDHTELHVSMTGLAFEEAVRRIQTYIGQGDVFQVNLSVRQSKALSVSPVTYYEALRSFNPSPYMAFIQSPEFAVVSGSPELLVKKKGDELSTRPIAGTRPRGKNEQEDELLAKELIDNEKERAEHVMLVDLERNDLGRVSAYGSVEVNEFMVIEKYSHVMHIVSNVRGTLAENTSNTEVIRAVFPGGTITGAPKIRTMEIIEELEPVRRGLYTGSIGWLGYTGDLEFNIVIRTAFVQDGLAHIQAGAGIVIDSSPENEYIESLNKAKALWQAKAMAEGVGNK
- the pabA gene encoding aminodeoxychorismate/anthranilate synthase component II, translated to MILMIDNYDSFTYNLVQYFGELGEELLVKRNNELTMTDIESLNPQMIVVSPGPCTPNDAGVSLEVITHFAGKIPIFGVCLGHQSIGQAFGGNVIRAERLMHGKTSPVHHDGKGVNAGMPNPFTATRYHSLIVEKESLPDCLEVTSWTAEGEIMGLRHREYAVEGVQYHPESIMTEAGKQLLRNFIETYCRSAKKQEA